Proteins from a genomic interval of Plasmodium reichenowi strain SY57 chromosome 13, whole genome shotgun sequence:
- a CDS encoding mitotic-spindle organizing protein 1, putative, with protein MNDKEAKKEAIEIIYEISNILNVNLDKETIVILIQLCEYGVSPKILSHIIIQLKKEREKFLDNLNNMNNLNK; from the coding sequence atgaatgatAAAGAAGCAAAGAAAGAAGCTATTGAAATCATTTACGAAATctcaaatattttaaatgttAATCTGGATAAAGAAACTATAGTTATATTAATTCAATTATGCGAATATGGAGTGAGTCCAAAAATTCTTTctcatattattatacagTTAAAAAAGGAACGAGAAAAATTTCTGGATAATTTAAACAACatgaataatttaaataaataa
- a CDS encoding ABC transporter (MDR family), putative, whose translation MGNSLSLCLLRETSKDVFRYFESLYKKYFKSYNYINYIRLKYNKKDDKIHRKNVITCVDFNEECKNNRIKKENYIIRAFLDMTKHEKALLSVAMVFLVINAYTNINYPRIMGECIEASNHMDNNIFNNNNNNILKSNIFKSYDNVIYNYLCNINICNNIINFFFDKIRFIKNGFLDRNIMKTIIFYFPYFICGGIASYMRIYFTNQCIKNIEIRLKKQVHDKILMNNEEEFKEYKTSDYLVNCTFIEIKYSSKELITCITQTFRYMNSVIGGLISMSCISLYLTKLCLFIIPIYGLSVLFLLKSLKRIKMETITMEEKQIARFSDSLQKKNIISLFGNESYEHKYFCKQLHALNNLYDKYITCESIFYSFLNIGTNVVICTILCLGRLELTTQHITHGQLVSFIVYSTMLGLGVGGMLKLKKDINLLQISLQKIYEILDLTKRGTQTYINNYEKSKLLIQDKRVDHLKNEERENSMGKNKSVNKEDNDVDNKDVNKDDDHNHNNDNNNYNNNDNNNDNNNDNNNDNYNDNNNYNSNYNNYYYYNVVMNDLAFKYPHKCNYIPNNIKGSIRFENVSFSYNHYDKERKKIVLQNINLEIKANEKVAIIGKSGSGKSTLWKLLTCNFSYEGNIYIDNLNIKNIHNHFLKRNILSVSEQECCIFNRTIYENLIYGLVPLYIENHNNNHNHNHNNNYYYQYLSKCIFQNINPSNIIHKKILNNIQTTKYNSQCYQNNKHNITPNFITQSYRTQDEDAHNISNHKDIDNTNRNIYPNYYTDFLNSYDEYKLNIINSSIHVLCEELDLKQFINSMPQNIHSNIQYNNMSSGQKQRLSIIRSLMKDTPIYIFDEITSFLDEGNIHKLHKLIDLLIPNKTIIYITHSIHILNKMDKIIMLDDGKIRAVGTYEQIKNDTVFMDIFSLHKPAV comes from the coding sequence ATGGGTAATAGCTTATCGTTATGCCTATTGCGCGAAACGTCCAAAGATGTGTTTAGATATTTCGAGAgtttatacaaaaaatattttaaaagttataattatataaattatatcaggttgaaatataataagaaagaTGATAAGATCCATAGGAAGAACGTTATTACATGTGTTGATTTTAATGAAgaatgtaaaaataatagaattaaaaaagagaattatataattcgAGCTTTTTTGGACATGACAAAACATGAGAAAGCATTATTATCTGTAGCAATGGTATTTCTTGTAATAAATGCGTATACCAATATAAATTATCCTAGAATAATGGGTGAATGTATTGAAGCAAGTAATCATATGGACAATAATAtctttaataataataataataatattttgaagAGTAACATTTTCAAAAGTTATgataatgttatatataattatttatgtaatataaatatatgtaataatattataaattttttttttgataaaataagatttataaaaaatggtTTCTTAGATCGAAATATTATGAAGACcataatattttactttccttattttatatgtggGGGAATAGCATCTTATATgagaatatattttacaaatcaatgtattaaaaatatagaaatacGTTTAAAAAAGCAAGTACATGATAAAATTCTTATGaataatgaagaagaatTTAAAGAATACAAAACATCTGATTATTTAGTAAATTGTACTTTTATcgaaataaaatatagtTCAAAAGAATTAATTACATGTATTACACAAACATTTCGTTATATGAATTCAGTAATAGGTGGATTAATATCAATGTCATGTATCTCTCTTTATCTTACAAAGTTATGTCTCTTCATTATACCTATATATGGTCTTTCTgttcttttccttttaaaATCATTAAAACGCATTAAAATGGAAACTATTACTATGgaagaaaaacaaatagCACGATTTTCTGATTctttacaaaaaaaaaatataatatcattatttgGTAATGAATCATAtgaacataaatatttctgTAAACAATTACATGCTCTCAATAATTTgtatgataaatatataacttGTGAATCTATATTCTATTCCTTCTTGAATATAGGTACTAATGTTGTTATATGTACCATTTTATGTTTGGGAAGATTAGAATTAACTACACAACATATAACACATGGGCAACTCGTGTCTTTTATAGTTTACAGCACCATGTTAGGACTAGGTGTGGGGGGCATgttaaaattaaaaaaagatattaatCTTCTACAAATAAgtttacaaaaaatatatgaaatattagATCTGACAAAAAGGGGAAcacaaacatatataaataattatgagAAAAGTAAATTACTTATACAAGACAAACGAGTAGATCATctaaaaaatgaagaacGTGAGAACAGCATgggaaaaaataaatctGTTAATAAGGAAGATAATGATGTTGATAATAAGGATGTTAATAAGGATGATGAtcataatcataataatgataacaataattataacaataatgatAACAATAATGATAACAATAATGATAACAATAATGATAACTATAATGATAACAATAACTATAACagtaattataataattattattattataatgttGTGATGAATGATCTAGCTTTCAAGTATCCACACAaatgtaattatatacctaataatattaaaggGTCCATAAGATTTGAAAatgtttctttttcatataatcattatgacaaagaaagaaagaaaatagTTTTACAAAACATCAACCTAGAAATTAAAGCAAATGAAAAAGTTGCCATTATAGGAAAAAGCGGATCAGGAAAATCAACATTGTGGAAATTACTTACATGTAATTTTTCTTATGAAggaaatatttatatagataatctgaatattaaaaatattcataatcatttcttaaaaagaaatattcTTTCTGTCAGTGAGCAAGAATGTTGTATATTCAATAGGACtatttatgaaaatttaatttatgGACTAGTACCTctatatatagaaaatcataataataatcataatcataatcataataataattattattatcaatatttatcaaaatgtatttttcaaaatattaatCCAAGTAATATTATCCACAAAAAAATTCTAAACAATATTCAAACAACAAAATACAATTCACAATGTTATCAAAAcaataaacataatattaCCCCTAATTTTATAACTCAAAGTTATCGAACACAAGATGAAGATGCacataatatttcaaatCACAAAGATATAGATAACAcaaatagaaatatatatccaaattattatacaGATTTCTTAAATTCAtatgatgaatataaattaaatattatcaaCTCTTCTATTCATGTATTATGTGAAGAACTTGATTTAAAACAATTTATTAATTCCATGCCCCAGAATATACATTCAAATAttcaatataataatatgtcATCCGGACAAAAACAAAGATTATCTATTATAAGATCTCTTATGAAAGATACacctatatatatatttgatgaAATTACATCTTTTCTAGATGAAGGAAATATACACAAATTACACAAACTTATTGATTTATTAATACCTAACAAAActattatctatattacACATTCAATTCATATACTCAATAAAATggataaaattattatgcTAGACGATGGTAAAATTAGGGCTGTTGGGACATATgaacaaattaaaaatgatacCGTCTTTATGGATATATTCTCCCTACATAAGCCTGCTGTATAG
- a CDS encoding secreted ookinete protein, putative, translating to MKKGFFLVICLCSLILIRTYSALSLKGIKEGDSPRLMYYNKESHGNTLKVSKDELMKRIVQDVSYDINNFINDQYDNNNNNNNNNNNNNNNNNNNNNNNNNHNHMRRDKTSEKVKELQNDDKLLNMKNYSYKYNNNNNDVKYKKNNYKNEKNLENNDTVYIKSLQNKPLLKMNNKEKDNKIEMKDSKKGNYNKYKIEHNNKSYDEGISNSREQNNDENYMREEQRGNISFKLNNLNKKKSRIKNNRNGKKENNMDINNNKIKINNIKKDIPNIDNDNDNNNNNNNNNNNNNNNNNNNNVDGDDNTTIQNKRPTNISSTNEHKNRNNNNQNKPKQHSENHHKNKLTETSYNGDVIEIKIISDPGFVKSNHKKTEKNEKYDMKEKDLLRIKNGKKDKELKGAPDKTSKRREVEREKDHLKGNSKNKNKIYIYIYIYICIYFYFYFYFIILLGRRNNFKQQKKHNKKDRNKNFTIKTNDDSKKNKISYIQMYTDKHGTEEYSPKLNEESLFNKLNDDETFDEDIYEGSDEIDSNMSIKKINEDKNLLEFGDEGVKDIGSTENEMIKNKKNIIKNSRKVYNLNLYNCDLIDDWDLNHEYIDEEGKLIKLSGYVFQNIVSTDSMPTVNITDWKLRGSCSYDNYICGALNYMNNIYSKGDRVIFDGKIYEATTEVYETPKALENLWIEKTNDCYDF from the exons ATGAAAAAAGGATTTTTCCTAGTGATATGCTTATGTTCcttaatattaataagaaCATATAGCGCACTGTCATTAAAGGGAATAAAGGAAGGTGATTCTCCTCGTTTGatgtattataataagGAGAGCCATGGTAACACTTTAAAAGTTAGTAAGGATGAATTAATGAAGCGTATAGTTCAAGATGTATCCTAcgatattaataattttataaacGATCAGTATgacaacaacaacaacaacaacaacaacaacaacaacaacaacaacaacaacaacaacaataataataataataataatcataacCATATGAGGAGGGATAAGACAAGTGAAAAAGTTAAAGAATTacaaaatgatgataagttgttaaatatgaaaaattattcatataaatataataataataataatgatgtgaagtataaaaagaataattacaaaaatgaaaaaaatttagaaaataatgatacagtgtatataaaatctttacaaaataaacccttattaaaaatgaataataaggagaaggataataaaattgaaATGAAGGATTCCAAAAAAGGTAATTACAACAAATATAAGATAGAgcataataataaatcatatgATGAAGGTATATCAAATAGTAGAGAgcaaaataatgatgagAACTATATGAGAGAAGAACAAAGGGGGAATATAAGctttaaattaaataatttaaataaaaaaaaaagtagaattaaaaataataggaatggaaaaaaagaaaacaatatggatattaataataataagataaagataaataatattaaaaaggaTATCCCAAACAtagataatgataatgataataataataataataataataataataataataataataataataataataataataatgttgaTGGTGATGACAATACAACAATCCAAAATAAGAGACCTACTAATATATCATCAACTAATGAACATAAAAAcagaaataataataatcagAATAAACCAAAACAACACAGTGAAAAtcatcataaaaataagttGACTGAAACGTCATATAACGGAGATGtaatagaaataaaaataatatctGATCCAGGATTTGTCAAAAGTAACCATAAGAAAACAGAAAAGAATGAAAAGTATGATATGAAAGAGAAAGATTTATTAAGGATAAAGAATGGAAAGAAGGACAAGGAGTTGAAGGGTGCTCCAGATAAAACGTCCAAACGTAGAGAAGTAGAAAGGGAGAAGGACCACCTAAAGGGTAActcaaaaaataaaaataaa atatatatatatatatatatatacatatgtatatatttttatttttatttttattttattattttattaggAAGAAGGAATAACTTtaaacaacaaaaaaaacacaacaaaaaagatagaaataaaaactTTACTATAAAAACCAATGACGACAGTAAGAAGAACAAGATAAGCTATATCCAAATGTATACGGATAAACATGGCACCGAGGAATATTCACcaaaattaaatgaagaatccttatttaataaattaaacGATGATGAAACTTTTGATGAGGATATATATGAAGGAAGTGATGAGATAGATAGTAATATgtctataaaaaaaataaatgaagataaaaatttattagaATTTGGTGATGAGGGTGTGAAAGATATAGGAAGTACAGAAAATGAAATGattaagaataaaaaaaatattataaaaaattctaGAAAAGTATACAATCTTAATTTGTATAATTGTGATTTGATAGATGATTGGGATTTGAATCATGAATATATAGATGAAGAAGGGAAACTAATAAAGTTGAGTGGATACGTTTTTCAAAACATTGTAAGTACGGATTCTATGCCTACAGTGAATATAACTGATTGGAAACTCAGGGGATCGTGTAGTTAcgataattatatatgtggtgctttaaattatatgaataatatatattctaaaGGAGATCGAGTTATATTTGatggaaaaatatatgagGCGACAACTGAGGTATATGAAACACCTAAAGCTCTGGAAAATTTATGGAtagaaaaaacaaatgatTGTTATGATTTTTAA
- a CDS encoding exosome complex component RRP42, putative — protein sequence MSSLNYIEDSINCNIRIDGRTLLTYRSIEINKNILVSADGSSSVINEENNVICGIKLSLITPDADTYDEGNVNLQIDCPASVAANRIKKDHLQTMTTIIYNLCIKNNINKKKLCILPCKFAWSVDINVMVLNAGGGLLDIISIAIYVALKDTFFPIVKPKKEIEEENTFHEISNKDYQLEIVENEHVNFPYENIPICISIGEINNKYIYDMSKVEEELVQNIFVVAITSKGKCVAFHKLYGISMEISSILNITENSSKISHTLFEKIHQALDKIHANM from the coding sequence ATGAGCTCGTTAAATTATATTGAAGACAGCATTAATTGCAATATAAGAATAGATGGTAGAACTTTATTAACCTACAGATCcatagaaataaataaaaacattcTTGTATCAGCTGATGGAAGTAGTAGTGtaataaatgaagaaaataatgtaaTTTGTGGAATTAAGCTTTCTTTAATTACTCCTGATGCTGATACATATGATGAAGGCAATGTAAACTTACAAATTGATTGTCCAGCATCTGTTGCTGCTaatagaataaaaaaagatcATTTACAAACAATGACAacaattatttataatttatgtataaaaaataatataaataaaaaaaaattatgtattCTCCCATGTAAATTTGCTTGGAGTGTTGATATAAATGTTATGGTTCTTAATGCTGGAGGAGGACTATTAGATATTATTAGCATAGCCATATATGTAGCTTTAAAAGATACCTTTTTCCCTATTGTTAAAccaaaaaaagaaattgaagaagaaaatacaTTCCATGAAATTTCAAATAAAGATTATCAGTTAGAAATTGTTGAAAATGAACATGTAAATTTTccatatgaaaatatacCTATCTGTATATCAATTGGTGAAAtcaataataaatatatttatgatatGTCCAAAGTCGAAGAAGAACTTgttcaaaatattttcgTTGTAGCTATTACGTCGAAAGGGAAATGTGTAGCATTCCATAAATTATATGGTATATCCATGGAAATATCATccattttaaatattactGAAAATTCCTCTAAAATTTCTCATACCctttttgaaaaaattcATCAAGCATTGGATAAAATACACGCAAATATGTAG
- a CDS encoding hypothetical protein (conserved Plasmodium protein, unknown function), whose protein sequence is MIIIIIILLLLLYHIWNKNKNYIINFYYVNSFICFNKTKKCRDVKKELGEYHKYYSDN, encoded by the coding sequence atgataataattattattattttacttctattattatatcatatatgGAATAAGAACAAGAATTacattattaatttttattacgtaaattcatttatatgttttaataaaacaaaaaaatgtagagacgtaaaaaaagaattagGAGAATACCATAAATATTACAGTGATAATTAA
- a CDS encoding nucleolar complex protein 2, putative, producing MSEIVEGHNMDENEEETKVEKKVKKKKDKKKEKKKVNKEDKKKVNKKDKKKVNKEDKKKDKEKVNKKDKEKVNKKDKKKDKEKVNKEDNKVNRNTHTELDETSIQNNLDSPYDDDSESLENFFKENCIDDASSDDSLKKMEECIMTNDENGNKLKYINIEYVDSFLQSMNKKTRLNKVIKILSMYRDALDFFIEDELKNDEMPLIEKSDDSEGNDKIINKKKQKKKNKNKKINKNKKKYAMNLDTSFFVVFNVLYNIDTMFYNVMNEGNLKMCVLDIEKIKSNEIFIDEEEKGKKKKNKMNDNNNNDDDDNDDDNNNDNNNDNNNNDNNNNNYNNNNNNNNNNNNNNNNNNNNNDSNNYGEVCKYGNNNVGKNRNNHRNNMQDDIYDLNNMLNYKHIKKYKPLIIYFFNNLGQNLKKMKNNDIYTGILKILKKKEILRWVVILNYGKIFLKKICKLFVVSTNSDIYFFLYILIQNIFQLYNERKKIIFMNLCNISKDKKEEEDIKKTYNMERIIYQIYQNFFQSYILHYGLFYNDILHINHRNFKENCLLELFTYLSHDVAYTIVFRYIQIIIQKIREQNNKTFTLEKNKKKHTDENNKKEKKYLNHENNKSKGILHLKNFHIHSSYMMLLIKLLTKIIKIYDNLHNLIYGVTILIISILKSKINHMKYIPINLQLITLLIRTMEHQKKYIPLFSYISCIINGLKSYKHIRTITKNQNIRNEIENFDINTSLQINEALLCDFQISHQIYDKIHIVLYDYLGLMVCHISFPEFFVAIESYFKKYYAECQIQTFKNKIKNLLTHAKNSIQIILNKRKNINIYNIYDQFMFFQKDNLPLYTQRQIVLDNYENSYLNKIKAKLSGLQHIKNQNNQNDDAYGFHHDSKDQDTNHNNKEIKNFKNKNRKRKAQKENLKEDNQTNHHINKKKKNKNKNKNKNKNKNMNQSTKLPTEDNVEDFSMSSDEQ from the coding sequence ATGAGCGAAATTGTGGAAGGGCATAATATGGACGAAAATGAAGAGGAAACAAAAGTAGAAAAAAAGGTCAAAAAGAagaaagataaaaaaaaagagaaaaaaaaagttaataaagaagataaaaaaaaagttaataaaaaagataaaaaaaaagttaataaagaagataaaaaaaaagataaagaaaaagttaataaaaaagataaagaaaaagttaataaaaaagataaaaaaaaagataaagaaaaagttaataaagaagataataaaGTAAATAGAAATACCCACACCGAACTCGATGAGACCTCGATACAAAATAACCTTGATTCTCCTTATGATGATGATTCTGAAAGTCTggaaaatttttttaaagagAATTGCATAGATGATGCAAGTTCAGATGACagtttaaaaaaaatggaagaATGTATCATGacaaatgatgaaaatggTAATAAacttaaatatattaacatagAATATGTAGATTCCTTTTTACAATCTATGAATAAGAAAACTAGATTAAATAAggttataaaaatattatctaTGTATAGAGATGCTCttgatttttttattgaaGATGAATTAAAAAACGATGAAATGCCTTTAATAGAAAAAAGTGATGATAGCGAAggaaatgataaaataattaacaagaaaaagcaaaaaaagaaaaacaaaaataagaaaataaataaaaataagaaaaaatatgcaATGAATTTAGATACCAGTTTTTTTGTTGTATTTAATGTGTTGTATAACATAGACACCATGTTTTATAATGTAATGAATGAGGgaaatttaaaaatgtgTGTGTTGGATATtgagaaaataaaaagtaatgaaatatttatagatGAAGAAGAGAAGGggaagaagaaaaaaaacaagatgaatgataataataataatgatgatgatgataatgatgatgataataataatgataataataatgataataataataatgataataataataataattataataataataacaataataataataataataacaataataacaataataataataataacaatgatagtaataattatgGGGAGGTTTGTAAATATGGGAATAATAATGTAGGTAAAAATCGAAATAACCATCGTAATAATATGCAAGATGATATTTATGATCTGAATAATATGCTGaattataaacatataaaaaaatacaaacCTCTGATTATTTACTTTTTCAATAATTTGGGCCAAAACctgaaaaaaatgaagaataatgatatatatacaggtatattaaaaatattgaagaaaaaagaaatattaagaTGGGTTGTAATATTGAATTATgggaaaatatttttaaaaaagatatgTAAATTATTTGTAGTGTCAACTAATagtgatatatatttttttctttatatattaattcagaatatatttcaattatataatgagaggaagaaaataatatttatgaatttatgtaatatatcaaaggataaaaaagaagaagaagatattaaaaaaacttataatatggaaagaattatttatcaaatatatcagaatttttttcaatcatatattttacattatggtttattttataatgatattcTTCATATAAATCATAGAAACTTTAAAGAAAATTGTCTTTTAGAATTATTTACCTATTTATCACATGATGTTGCTTATACTATTGTATTCAgatatatacaaattattattcagAAAATTAgagaacaaaataataaaacatttacacttgaaaaaaataaaaagaaacatacagatgaaaataataaaaaagaaaagaaatatttgAATCATGAAAATAACAAAAGTAAAGGAattttacatttaaaaaattttcatatacATAGTAGTTATATGATgttattaattaaattgttaacaaaaattattaagATATATGATAATCTACATAATCTTATATATGGCGTAACTATCTTaattatatctatattaaAATCTAAAATAAACcatatgaaatatataccTATAAACTTACAATTAATTACCTTATTAATACGTACTATGGAacatcaaaaaaaatatatcccattattttcatatatatcatgTATTATTAATGGACTAAAGTcttataaacatataagAACTATAACAAAGAATCAAAATATTAGAAATGAAATAGAAAATTTTGATATTAATACATCCttacaaataaatgaaGCCCTCTTATGTGACTTTCAAATATCGCatcaaatatatgataaaatacatattgtattatatgACTATCTTGGTCTTATGGTATGCCATATCTCTTTCCCAGAATTCTTTGTTGCTATTGAATCctattttaaaaaatattatgcAGAATGTCAAATACAAACattcaaaaataaaatcaaaaaCTTATTAACACATGCAAAAAATTCCATACAAATTATCTTAAacaaaaggaaaaatattaatatttacaatatttatgatCAGTTCATGTTTTTTCAAAAAGACAACCTACCCCTCTACACACAAAGACAAATCGTTCTagataattatgaaaatagttatcttaataaaattaaagcAAAATTAAGTGGTCTAcaacatattaaaaatcAAAACAACCAAAATGACGACGCATATGGTTTTCATCACGATTCCAAGGATCAAGACACAAATCATAATAACAAAGAAATCAAAAATTTCAAAAACAAAAATCGAAAAAGAAAAGcacaaaaagaaaatctAAAAGAAGACAACCAAACTAATCATCACATTAAcaaaaagaagaaaaataaaaataaaaacaaaaataaaaacaaaaataaaaatatgaatcAATCTACAAAATTACCCACTGAAGACAATGTTGAGGATTTTTCCATGTCAAGTGATGAACAATAA
- a CDS encoding hypothetical protein (conserved Plasmodium protein, unknown function): protein MYFSESYQKIAGRKNYEKSALDSVSSQGIYDNIKNNIYNIDKTDYNILNHYNYKEDQTSTNLSKNKQKDHFFIRSNNINNNINNNNNNINNNNNNKGKDMCVTSPYDKNLLYYINNKNLGIYKNSCDHPTVHNILKNNKSNIEIHQYIPSLTSSIFDLLYVNSNKIEKNIYPQQNNNKKMSQSQKYNEYIPMNGFRSIYHNNNMNNGNGYYTNTFNKQHSNLYTHQNNMYGRNNLMFDEDSIPYGMYDQSNITGTNTMTCGKNIPCDQRIMYRYNTMEGVGPCHNIYPMINNRMNYSAPLSLPQYNPNIRNYLTHEGYPSQYYDHNSNIYNRNKRVIKQSYDADNIDNEKIHKRELSRKNISKIKKGDIDINIETSSSDKRGVVIDLNIGV from the exons ATGTATTTTTCTGAGTCATATCAAAAAATAGCTGGgagaaaaaattatgagAAGAGTGCCTTAGATAGTGTTTCATCACAAGGTATTTATGAcaacataaaaaataatatctataatattgataaa acagattataatatattgaatcattataattataaggAGGACCAGACAAGTACCAATTTGTCAAAAAATAAGCAGAAGGATCACTTTTTTATTCGttctaataatattaataataatattaataataataataataatattaataataataataataataagggGAAGGATATGTGTGTAACGTCTCCATATGATAAAAacttattatattatataaataataaaaacttaggaatatataaaaatagttGTGATCATCCCACAGTTCATAATATActgaaaaataataaaagtaatataGAAATTCATCAATACATTCCTTCTTTAACATCTAGtatttttgatttattGTATGTTAATTctaataaaatagaaaaaaatatataccCACAAcaaaacaataataaaaaaatgagtCAGTCCCAAAAATACAATGAGTATATCCCGATGAATGGATTTAGATCTATctatcataataataacatgaATAATGGAAATGGATATTACACAAACACTTTCAATAAGCAGCATTCAAACTTATATACTCAccaaaataatatgtatggTAGAAATAATCTAATGTTTGACGAAGACAGTATTCCTTATGGTATGTATGATCAATCTAATATTACTGGAACGAATACGATGACATGtggaaaaaatattccATGTGATCAAAGAATAATGTATAGATATAATACTATGGAAGGTGTTGGACCTTGTCATAATATTTATCCTATGATTAATAATAGGATGAATTATAGCGCACCATTATCTTTACCACAATATAATCCAAATATTAGAAATTATTTAACACATGAAGGATATCCCTCACAATATTATGATCATAATAgtaacatatataatagaaataaGAGAGTTATAAAACAATCATATGATGCAGATAATATcgataatgaaaaaattcATAAAAGGGAACTTAgtagaaaaaatatatcaaaaataaaaaagggGGATATCGATATTAATATTGAAACATCCTCTTCCGACAAGAGGGGAGTTGTTATAGACCTAAACATAGgtgtataa